From the Diprion similis isolate iyDipSimi1 chromosome 1, iyDipSimi1.1, whole genome shotgun sequence genome, the window CTCCGTTTTTTGCGATAAAGATAAAACCAGGCTCCACttgttttgaaatattctattttatacGGATTCGAAGTCCTTTTAATTCAACGAAAGGGttcggaaataaaatttatggatTTCACGTCTTTCGCTCTGAAATtcggttttcattttcacttttttcatcgttttattTCTCCGCACAAAACCGTCGATGCTAACAAATAATCAGGCCCTAATAGCGTCCACGGTATCCTCCTTCGTATTCGGAATCCTGGTACTTCCTTGGTCCTCCAGCGACGTACTTCACCACTGGAATCGGAGCCGGATGTACAGCGTGTCCAAGCTTCTTTACGACGGCGTTGAATCCGTTGTGGTCGTCAGCTGTATATTCGACGATACGAACCGTTCCATCGGGCTCGTTGAGCCTGTAGGAACCCTTGACGACGTCACCATCCCGGACCTCTTCCTGGCTCTTGACGTCACCGGTGTGAGGATCGTTTACGCCATAGCTGTAGGCGTACTTGGGATATGCCTGCATGAAGGTTGCAAAGAGTATTAAAAAAGCCGGCGACGAACCACTTTCAGgctctattatttttattctacattttcctTCAAATTACTCACGTAACGATCGTGGGAATCGTCGTCTTCATATTTCGGGTAGAGTTCGTCGTTCCCGTAACTTGCGTAGCCCGCAGGATAACCTGTGACCTCAAGGAGAACAGCGGGACCGGATATCGAAGCGTGCGAAGTCGCCCTTTCGTGCCCTTCCGGGTTTCCGTATCCCGCATATGCCTCGTAGCCGACCGAAGGACTGTTGTAACCGACGAGGATGGCGTCGGATGCGACGAAGACGGAGGCGAGGAAAACGACGagctgaacaaaaaaaaaaaaaaaaaaaacagaaaaaaaaataaggaacaGGGATAATTCTTTTGTAATGGAATGTCAAGAAATCCGACTGAATTACTTTTACGGATtcaaaaaaatagtgaaaactCAAAACAAAGGTTGGTGAGGGAATTTTTCGGGATGACGTGAAAAACTACGTCTACGTCTACGTCTGAAATTAGTCAAATTTGAACATGCCCAAATATTGACGAAAACACAACAACTTTTACTCTGGTACATAGACATAATATTTGCGTCTGGTACACAGTGTGAGAtgttgaaattgatgaaatatcGATGCCGCGATACGTATTACGAGTATTTGAACTGTCCTGAGATTGATTGAAAGGACcgtagtacatatatataattgacGACGAACGTGAAATTTAGTGACGAATAATAAAGGAGTTCGTTGTATCCGCAAAGCTGGTGAATTAATACCGAGTAATGTTAGTCATGTACCTTGAGCATGGTGCTAATTGTACAAGATCACTGATGTCCGGACAAAACGAACGAAGTAATTTATATACCCAGAGAATATGCAGTCTGTGATCCTGAACTGGTCACAGTAGGCTGATCCCAGAAATCGCGTTGCCTTATTCCGCAATGACATTGAAGGTTGAACTCTCGTTTTTTCACTGGGTAAGGTAAGAACAGGGTAAAAAGtaagatagaaaaagaaaacaaaagaaaaaaaaaacgaatcaccACCTCGTTTATGTTGCATTTGACCGGAGAAGGATTACAATGCTCAAGATCGCGTGACGAGACATTGTCCAGAGTCGAAATGACTCGACGTCCAGAATTAATGTTAAAGACATTTAAACGAGTGTTTTGGTTAAGAGATGGAGTTCGGGTAGACCAGCTTAATCATTCCCCAACTTAGAGTCGTTTAGTATGATAAAGAGGCACCACTGAGACCCACACACATAAAGGTGCTTGCAACTAATCGCAAGCGAAGTACTAGGATGGTAAGTGATCGAGTTGTGGGGGATCATCGAGCCAGAAGTATACAAATAacatttcctcattttcataaCAACTGCAGTGTGCAACAGTTGTCGTAAGACAGAGGTCAAAACGGGATCCAAGACTCCATGTGTAATTAtgagagtgaaaattttcacctaagttgaaaaaaagctCCGCGGTCACATTGCGTTAGAAGTACGAAACGTTGCACGTTAATTGTTCCAACCACGAGGTCGTTAAAGGCTCGCGTTTCTCGCTTTTAACAGAGTCGCCATGGTGACCCTGCAGACGTTGCGCAAacgactcattgtcagctcaAGTGGTAGCGCTCGTTCTATTACCCGCTGGTAAAAGTTCCGGTAGCAATGACACCTGAACGCACCTCTTCACGTCAGACTGCATTCAGAAAATTGGTCAATGGACGAGGTGCCGAGAAAATGTGTGCCAGAATCTCTTTGAGAAGGTTCTCCGTTTCCCAAGTCCGGCTTTCGGTAGGAACAAAGTGTCCTTTTGTCCGCCGACACAATAGATCTGACGAAACACGACTCGCGTTAACGAGTCGCCTGACGGAGTCGTCGAATTATTTTCGCACACAATTGTCAGCGTTGTTGTTCAGATCTTCGGAAATTCTCAGGCCCTTCGAAACAGGGGCGTTTTAATGTCGGAGATTGTTTTATACACCCACGTTCAGCGAGTCCATTGATGATGGTTTTGAGAAGCCGAAGGACCTCATTCGTCGCCGTTCCGTCAGTTTTCAGTTACCAGATTCCTTTGATTTTTTGCACGTACCAAATTCTCGAATAAAGTCAAGTTACAGCCATATTGGACAAGGAAAAATAACTCGATCATACTAATTGTGTCCTTTGATCCTGGCGTTGCCTCCGGCCTGCAGATGACAGACCTTCTGCAAGGCGTCTAGTCAGAAATAAGGACTTTCTAAGGAGGCTTGATGGTTACAGGCGTATTCTTTGTCTCCCGAAGCATGTCCTTCCGAATGTTGATCCGCAAACAAGATTAGTTGAGCATTCGGTGCGTTCTCCTGGAATGGTCTGAAATGTTTGGACGGAGAACGGGAACCACGAGGCCATAGAAATAACAAGgcgttaaataaaaatattccaggTATAagatgtttttctttctcaaagaaagaaaaaaaaaaaaaaaaaggaagtatCCAGGAAGTATAATATTGGAGCAGGAAGACAAGAAAATCACAAACACTCAATCATCCGCTAAGTCGCCAATGAATTCTTCTCCTCTGTTTATTCCTGCGATGATATTCATTCCAGGGTTTCCTACTAAAAACCATTTTTATTGCCCACGTCTAATAAAGCGAAACCAAGTTATTTTTCTCCTGTCACCGGagctttttttatatacacagAAGAAAGTATTTCCATAGTTGAATACCTCCTCCAGTCGGATTGATAGCTGCGGTTTATTTCCTCATCCCGTGGCATATTCTATGAGCTGATGAAAAGTGTCATGGATTTCCGACTCGAGTCTGTGTCTACCTTCGGCTTTCGAGAAAATAAGAGGTGAAAATTCTCGAGGTATGCGGTAGTTTTTTGATATATCGGAACAACTCGCGTGTTGCACCATAGaataaacgaacaaaaaattacgaacatattatttttatgtataacaaaaatatgtgaatttttttattacatgaaTGCTTGACGCTttgtacataatatgtatacgtataatatattatatattattatataaacatAAACGTGCGTGAGGTAAATTATTGTCGTtgcgtgatttttttaagGTTGTTAGAAAACTTGGAAAGAGAgagcaagaaaaaagaaagagaaaaaaaataattcaagctCACGCAAATACCGCTGTTCAATAGTGCTTTTCGTACGCGTAACGATTGAACTGATCATGATCGTAGCTCGTAACGTATTTCGGAACCGTTACTGGGGCTTGTGCCGGATGATGACCAGGTCCGACCTTCTTTACAACCGCGTTAAAACCGTTGTGATCGTCGGCTGTATATTCGACGATGCGAACGCTGCCGTCGGGCTCGTTGACGCTGTAAGATCCGTGGACGACGTCGCCGTCGCGTATCTCATGCTGAGTTTTAACGTCACCTGTGTGAGGATCGTGAACACCGTAGTTGAAGGTGTACTTCGGGTGCGCCTGAAACATTATCCGATATTACATAATTAAACGAAGTGTTGTTTTCCAAGCTTCGGAGGTTGACAAAAAGGACAAAATTTCACCTTatcgaaaattgttttcacagATATATTATACGGCTGCTTTTAATTTGTGTTTGATTGATTAAGAttgatgaggaaaaaaattgttttcaacctTACGGGGCAAGTTTGTCCTAATTAGCAATCAAACCTCTAATGATACCtacgaaaaataatcactCTATAATGagcaataatttattatagcaCGCTGTGAAAAGCTTCGGTTTTTAAATAACGCTAGTTTTCTTAATCACATAATTTATTCACACGTGTCGAGCTTTCGTCACTTACGTAATAATCGCGTTCGTCTTCGTAATCGTATCCGTGGCCGGTAGCGTGAACCGCAGAATGTAGAGGAGGTGCGGCCGAAACGGAGTGGATTGGCACGCCAACGGTGGGAAGAACCTGGTGTGATGAATAAGGGTTCACGTACCCTTCGTGGCCCGAATATTCCGGGGAATAAGAACCGGGATGTCCTCCGTCATATCCGCTGATTAAAACCGCCTCGCATGTCGCAGCGACGACCCAAAGAAAACTTATGACCTGCGGAAATCGCCGGAGAAGATTTTATACGAGGCAAAGAAAGTTTTCAATGCTGTTGTTAGTAGAATCGTTTTATCGATTCTGGACGAGTGAATAATGCAGAGGgacaaaagagaagaagaaagttcTTCGAGGAATCGAAACAATATTCTCTAAGTTTTTACGTGCAATATATTGTGTACGACTGATGTGTTATATATGTGGCAATAAATAAGTCGAGCGATGAGTTACTGCGGGAAAATTCAACTCGATACTGTGAGAGGGCAAAACATATCTGCGACGTAAGCGATGAATTTAGGGTTCAGGAAGatgaaaatgtggaaaattaattgaatcaaTAGAGCTGCAGGGCTTGCGGTTTGGCTGCATTTCACTTCCTGCAATCCATCTTAATTCGCATGACAAATTATTCACTATGGGGAGAGTATTCTGTTTGGAACGATATTAAAAATCTCTTGTAAAATCCAGATCGTAGCAAAACTCGAGGCAATTTTTGTCGGCGATAAATGCTTCAAATTTCTATCAGCCGTAATGAATGTTGTTATTTGCGTTAGAGTTAATACGAATTTCCGAGAGGAAGATCATCGGAACTTCTCCTCAAACGACAGAGCTGGTAATGAATAATTACGGAGTTACGCACTACTGGAATTTCGGTATGGAATTACAACGAGTCGCCTCGTTGAACGGGAAACGAATGTTTCGCAATCCACACCTCCTACTCGTTtacgaatgaaattgaatgtcGATGTAATATTTGAAACATGGTTAAAACACAGATTGAAAATGTCTGACGGAGGTGAAATTCCAGTGCCTGAAGTGAAACTTCTCTTTGACGAACCCCCTGTTTCGACGGgtaattgtaatgaaatatttttttgatgcACAAAATATGCGGCATGTATAATATGATTCGTTTGAAATGTACAGATTCGCTAGAGTtcgatgaataaatgaatgaagaaaCGACCGTgcgatgaataataataagatagtAGAAATCACACAAAACAAGTATCACagttaatttgtttttctatatTGCTGGCACTGtgcaatttttctcaacttccCCGCAGAAACACTGAACGACTTCTCGAAGGCATTTTGCGAAAATGTAATGTAAAAATGTTCAGGTAGTTGCAGATTTTGAAACGGCACGCGTGCAATTCTGCGCCAATATTAACCGTTGGTACCTTCAGCATGGTGCTCGACGCGAGAACCTCGAATATCGtacggagagagagagtcttTTTACTGATACCATCATCCCCGGGATCCTGGCTTATATGCATCTCCCTCCAAGTCAGAAGAGGAAGCGCTCGACCCTCTGCTTCTCGGCATGGCGGGGCTTAGCTCAAGGTCTTTTACCGACATTCGCGTGTGTGGGAGAAGcgcttttccctttttttttattttacttttttcccaTTTCACGCGTGAAACCAATCTTTAGGCTCGATTCAAAAAGcaagtttctttctttttaagttatatatatacatataaaaattgtcaaacctgttgagagaaaagaagaggaaagaatTTGTGAAACTAGGAAAATCTATCACGTCCACCTACCGAAAGTAATTTATCTCACTTCCAGTGATTGATATTTGGAAAAAGTcgaggagaaaaaatcttATTTCTGTACAATTTCCACCTTGAAAATAATCAAGCAGGTTAACATTCTACGGGATTTAAACCATTGACACTTTTTCAATCTGAGGTGAaactctctctcacactctctctctctctctggctCTCGAAATCTCTGCAGAAACTCACGGAAACGCgagtattatataattattgcgGAGATTACGCGCACTGTTTGAAATCAAGCGACTCGAGTTTGTATTCGGGAAGTAATATTGCGTGAATAATGCGATCACCGGACGCTAAAATAGATTACAACTGACGAGATACTTACCAACTGATGTATGATAATCGGTTTAACTATTGTCCAGTCGAATTTACAT encodes:
- the LOC124410291 gene encoding cuticle protein 8-like, with the translated sequence MHISQDPGDDGISKKTLSLRTIFEVLASSTMLKVISFLWVVAATCEAVLISGYDGGHPGSYSPEYSGHEGYVNPYSSHQVLPTVGVPIHSVSAAPPLHSAVHATGHGYDYEDERDYYAHPKYTFNYGVHDPHTGDVKTQHEIRDGDVVHGSYSVNEPDGSVRIVEYTADDHNGFNAVVKKVGPGHHPAQAPVTVPKYVTSYDHDQFNRYAYEKHY
- the LOC124410306 gene encoding cuticle protein 19-like; translation: MLKLVVFLASVFVASDAILVGYNSPSVGYEAYAGYGNPEGHERATSHASISGPAVLLEVTGYPAGYASYGNDELYPKYEDDDSHDRYAYPKYAYSYGVNDPHTGDVKSQEEVRDGDVVKGSYRLNEPDGTVRIVEYTADDHNGFNAVVKKLGHAVHPAPIPVVKYVAGGPRKYQDSEYEGGYRGRY